A genomic region of Sulfobacillus acidophilus DSM 10332 contains the following coding sequences:
- a CDS encoding hypothetical protein (PFAM: Cysteine-rich secretory protein family~COGs: COG2340 Uncharacterized protein with SCP/PR1 domains~KEGG: sth:STH2212 hypothetical protein~SPTR: Conserved domain protein) encodes MRRRQRKALGWVFLLGILGLWAVPLDRSPDRIHLWEMPIRQFGPWATAAHYGYESGDLISPIVPPPVVNQVSPRWLGVQFIGDSRQHLLHDDLRLTVAKAGQLVVDHRLTEEYNGFVGFRLRHPLAPGTYRASLVAPGFSGSPETWSFTVRDNPIALKRTPSTNADRALAALNTLRTVMGLAPVAYNASLAAASEAHVLYLARHGYDTPSFHEESPGQTGFTGVNPWDRDLAFGWPEPVAGEVGIESGSPIPPEFLVQDLIDTVYHRLALLSDNLESLGLGEYWGDNGSVVMDLGFGYRSTLPSAIVYPYPGQPGVPTRWVDWESPDPAGSAEGQTFGYPITVDLPTVDRVMSWHLTLWKSGRPVPGITDAPGTGDLDPNQAGFIPQNPLAPDTPYTVVVRGRARYNGGVTRAFQYTWTFATGEGGLSVSAAVEPPQVILGVSQTGTGNPVPGMTIRVFRRVAPNQLIPVATGRSDQSGMGVFSLVGDPPGLYEAVTSTGNAVLFSWRANHGQSSGSQFRPF; translated from the coding sequence ATGCGAAGACGGCAGCGAAAAGCCCTCGGATGGGTGTTCCTCCTGGGAATATTAGGACTGTGGGCAGTTCCGCTTGACCGGTCACCGGATCGGATTCACTTATGGGAGATGCCGATCCGGCAATTTGGCCCTTGGGCGACGGCGGCCCATTATGGGTACGAAAGCGGCGATTTGATAAGCCCCATCGTCCCGCCGCCGGTCGTCAACCAGGTGTCGCCCCGGTGGCTGGGCGTGCAATTTATCGGCGATTCCCGACAACACTTATTGCATGACGACCTGCGGTTGACCGTGGCGAAGGCCGGTCAACTGGTGGTGGATCACCGGTTGACCGAGGAATATAACGGGTTTGTCGGGTTTCGCCTCCGCCATCCCTTGGCGCCGGGCACCTATCGCGCCAGCCTGGTAGCCCCGGGATTTTCGGGATCACCGGAGACCTGGTCGTTCACCGTGCGAGACAACCCGATTGCCCTGAAGAGGACGCCGTCGACCAACGCGGATCGGGCCTTGGCGGCGCTTAATACGTTACGAACGGTGATGGGGCTTGCCCCGGTTGCATATAACGCGTCGCTCGCGGCGGCGAGCGAGGCGCATGTTCTCTATTTAGCGCGCCACGGATATGACACGCCGTCTTTTCACGAAGAATCGCCTGGGCAAACAGGATTCACGGGGGTTAATCCGTGGGATCGTGATTTGGCGTTTGGATGGCCGGAACCGGTGGCCGGTGAGGTCGGGATTGAGTCAGGGTCTCCCATTCCGCCGGAATTTCTGGTGCAGGATTTAATCGACACCGTGTATCATCGGTTGGCATTGCTGTCCGATAATCTGGAATCTCTGGGGCTAGGCGAGTATTGGGGAGACAATGGATCGGTGGTCATGGATTTAGGCTTCGGCTATCGATCGACATTGCCGTCCGCGATCGTCTACCCGTATCCCGGACAACCGGGGGTGCCGACCCGGTGGGTTGACTGGGAATCGCCGGATCCGGCGGGATCCGCCGAGGGGCAAACCTTCGGATATCCCATAACGGTGGATTTGCCGACCGTAGACCGCGTCATGTCTTGGCATTTGACCTTATGGAAATCCGGCCGGCCTGTACCGGGAATCACGGATGCTCCGGGAACGGGGGATTTGGATCCCAATCAAGCGGGTTTTATTCCCCAAAATCCGCTGGCACCCGACACCCCCTATACCGTCGTCGTCCGGGGGCGTGCACGATATAACGGGGGAGTCACCCGCGCTTTTCAGTATACGTGGACCTTTGCCACGGGCGAGGGCGGTCTTTCGGTATCGGCCGCCGTCGAGCCGCCCCAGGTGATTTTGGGGGTAAGCCAAACCGGGACCGGTAATCCCGTACCGGGGATGACGATTCGCGTCTTCCGACGGGTGGCGCCCAACCAACTGATTCCGGTGGCGACCGGGCGGAGCGACCAATCGGGCATGGGGGTTTTCTCGTTGGTCGGCGATCCGCCGGGCCTTTATGAAGCCGTCACCTCGACCGGCAATGCGGTATTGTTTTCCTGGAGGGCCAACCATGGACAATCGTCTGGGTCACAGTTCCGTCCTTTTTAA
- a CDS encoding hypothetical protein (KEGG: bca:BCE_0462 hypothetical protein~SPTR: Putative uncharacterized protein), with protein MTAHVVHQFVEATTARGPRAFYSGYLGQVTRLVVVHDGIDGLLSRIISQTAETPVIAWHSAVPGASLRGVWFPSLREAWVDPEIWRHYAPAYGPEVVHVSSSRPATPYPDYVERSAVSRFLQAAHAFLTDWGDDGWFERAPALEQMVRQLPPQSVPGRDEHYFGSPLTGHGPQSFLPDRFAELAVTIHLGGWRSWDKFQVIRRLGEIALCQGYRVEFYHDTLDPAAIDHIILPEAGWGITNATSPHHLPSGQKAFWYDPPRSKGPSEDCLTGFYLAYSEAWRQLWSEAPAGSSRLTVPLTMPSVR; from the coding sequence ATGACGGCTCACGTGGTTCATCAATTTGTGGAGGCGACGACCGCTCGGGGTCCCCGAGCCTTTTATAGCGGTTATTTGGGTCAAGTCACCCGTCTGGTGGTTGTCCACGACGGCATAGACGGCCTCTTATCACGCATTATTTCCCAGACGGCGGAAACACCGGTGATTGCCTGGCATAGTGCGGTTCCCGGGGCGTCTCTCCGGGGCGTGTGGTTTCCTTCCCTGCGGGAAGCCTGGGTGGACCCAGAAATCTGGCGCCATTATGCCCCGGCTTACGGCCCGGAGGTGGTTCACGTATCCTCGAGCCGACCGGCAACCCCCTATCCGGATTATGTGGAACGCTCCGCCGTATCCCGCTTTCTTCAGGCCGCCCATGCCTTTTTAACCGACTGGGGAGATGACGGCTGGTTCGAGCGGGCGCCCGCCCTCGAACAGATGGTTCGCCAATTACCGCCCCAATCGGTGCCCGGTCGGGACGAACACTATTTTGGCAGCCCGTTGACCGGCCACGGACCCCAAAGTTTTTTACCGGATCGCTTTGCCGAATTGGCCGTGACCATTCATTTGGGCGGATGGCGATCGTGGGATAAGTTTCAAGTCATTCGACGCCTGGGAGAAATCGCCTTATGTCAGGGATACCGGGTCGAGTTTTACCATGATACGCTGGATCCGGCCGCCATCGACCATATCATTCTGCCGGAGGCCGGATGGGGTATTACCAATGCGACCTCGCCCCATCACTTGCCCAGCGGCCAGAAGGCCTTTTGGTATGACCCGCCCCGATCCAAAGGACCCTCCGAAGATTGTCTTACCGGCTTTTATCTCGCCTATTCCGAGGCATGGCGGCAATTATGGTCCGAGGCGCCCGCCGGGTCGTCCCGGTTGACGGTGCCGTTGACTATGCCCAGCGTCCGGTAA
- a CDS encoding acylaminoacyl-peptidase (PFAM: Prolyl oligopeptidase family; WD40-like Beta Propeller Repeat~COGs: COG1506 Dipeptidyl aminopeptidase/acylaminoacyl-peptidase~InterPro IPR011659:IPR001375~KEGG: sth:STH906 acylaminoacyl-peptidase~SPTR: Acylaminoacyl-peptidase) → MRHITPEDLFRFTLVGHLAVHPHRPEILYQERMADSDTNDYRSRIMRVTLDTPPRPFTAGPSDAMPRFSPNGQWVAFLSKRSGRPQIWVMPTDGGEAHQISFFTGGVKDFEWLPDSRALVGLALIGPEGIEDERRPEPDDPRRRYTRDVKVITEISHKLDGEGYFDEKRPHVVWIPLDPAVPPRQLTQGPMRHHGLAVSPDGRYLLTASRYGPNYDRQAFIRQIYGIDLGNPSEPRALTPEWLTVESFAFHPDGHRIYFLAQQVADLGYDNTSLYQTDREGREPVRVTPDWDRPWGDVALSDMPAPASNPLTFGSNGQTLTLLTSVNGTTQVAQVELATGQVTLLTEGPQVIYSFAVSPDETGIVFGTTTPLNPGQIVWLSLPDRQRRVLADPNQEILRELTLAVPERFTAQAPDGPPVDGWVMPPLDARPGARYPAALEIHGGPMMMYAEAFFFEFQWLAANGYGVIYSNPRGSQGYGREFCRAILPRWGHLDYQDLMAALDTALARYEWIDPERLAVMGGSYGGYMTNWIISHTHRFRAAITMRSVVDWRTMVGTGDLGWHWIERAQNRWPWTDEDSWYREQSPITYVDQITTPLLIEHQEGDLRCPIEQAEILFTAMKYFNRAPVKFIRYPDEFHGMSRDGKPWHRIYRLDTFTEWLGAFLPSSDETNTEETSP, encoded by the coding sequence ATGCGTCATATCACGCCCGAAGACCTGTTTCGCTTTACGCTGGTGGGCCATCTGGCCGTTCATCCCCATCGGCCCGAAATCCTCTATCAAGAGCGGATGGCCGATTCCGACACCAACGATTATCGATCCCGCATCATGCGCGTGACTCTCGATACGCCGCCGCGGCCGTTTACCGCCGGTCCCAGTGACGCCATGCCGCGATTTTCGCCCAATGGACAATGGGTGGCATTTTTGTCCAAACGTAGCGGCCGGCCGCAAATCTGGGTGATGCCGACGGATGGCGGCGAAGCGCACCAGATTTCCTTTTTCACCGGGGGCGTGAAAGATTTTGAGTGGTTGCCGGACAGCCGGGCCTTGGTCGGACTGGCCTTGATCGGCCCGGAAGGCATTGAGGACGAACGCCGACCGGAGCCCGACGATCCCCGCCGACGCTACACCCGGGATGTGAAAGTCATCACCGAAATCAGCCATAAACTGGACGGAGAAGGGTATTTCGACGAAAAAAGACCCCATGTCGTCTGGATCCCGCTCGATCCGGCCGTCCCCCCTCGACAATTGACCCAAGGCCCCATGCGCCATCACGGGTTGGCCGTCAGTCCGGACGGCCGCTATCTGTTAACCGCGTCCCGTTATGGACCCAACTATGACCGACAGGCCTTCATCCGGCAAATTTATGGTATTGACCTAGGAAATCCCAGTGAACCGCGTGCCCTGACCCCGGAATGGTTAACGGTGGAATCGTTCGCCTTTCATCCGGACGGCCACCGGATCTATTTTCTCGCCCAACAAGTCGCCGATCTAGGCTATGACAACACGAGCTTATATCAAACGGATCGGGAAGGCCGCGAACCGGTCCGGGTAACGCCCGACTGGGATCGTCCCTGGGGAGACGTCGCCTTGTCCGATATGCCGGCCCCGGCGTCAAATCCCCTCACGTTCGGTTCAAACGGCCAAACCCTAACCCTTCTCACCTCGGTCAACGGAACCACTCAAGTCGCCCAGGTGGAGTTGGCCACCGGTCAAGTGACCCTGTTGACCGAAGGCCCCCAGGTGATATACAGCTTTGCCGTATCTCCCGACGAAACCGGCATCGTGTTCGGCACCACCACCCCGCTTAACCCCGGCCAAATCGTCTGGTTGAGTCTCCCCGATCGGCAACGGCGCGTGCTCGCCGATCCCAATCAGGAGATCTTGCGCGAACTGACGCTTGCGGTCCCCGAGCGGTTTACCGCCCAAGCTCCGGACGGTCCTCCCGTCGACGGCTGGGTCATGCCGCCCCTGGATGCCCGGCCCGGCGCCCGGTATCCGGCCGCGCTGGAAATCCACGGCGGCCCTATGATGATGTACGCGGAGGCATTCTTTTTCGAATTCCAGTGGTTGGCCGCCAACGGCTATGGCGTGATTTACAGTAATCCTCGCGGGTCGCAAGGCTATGGACGCGAATTTTGTCGTGCCATTTTACCCCGATGGGGTCATCTCGACTATCAAGATCTGATGGCGGCACTCGACACCGCCCTCGCCCGCTACGAGTGGATTGATCCCGAGCGGTTGGCGGTCATGGGGGGATCTTACGGGGGATATATGACCAACTGGATCATTAGCCACACCCACCGGTTCCGGGCCGCCATTACCATGCGGTCCGTGGTGGACTGGCGGACGATGGTCGGCACCGGTGACTTGGGATGGCATTGGATCGAGCGGGCTCAAAACCGCTGGCCGTGGACCGACGAGGACAGCTGGTACCGGGAACAGAGCCCCATTACCTACGTCGACCAAATCACCACCCCGCTCCTCATCGAACACCAGGAAGGTGACTTGCGCTGCCCGATCGAACAAGCGGAAATCCTCTTTACGGCTATGAAGTACTTCAACCGGGCCCCGGTGAAATTCATCCGGTATCCGGACGAGTTTCATGGCATGAGCCGCGACGGCAAACCTTGGCATCGGATTTACCGCCTGGACACGTTTACCGAGTGGCTGGGGGCGTTTTTACCGTCGTCCGACGAAACAAATACCGAGGAAACGTCACCGTAA
- a CDS encoding ferredoxin-dependent glutamate synthase (PFAM: Conserved region in glutamate synthase~COGs: COG0069 Glutamate synthase domain 2~InterPro IPR002932~KEGG: mta:Moth_2018 ferredoxin-dependent glutamate synthase~PFAM: Glutamate synthase, central-C~SPTR: Ferredoxin-dependent glutamate synthase) produces the protein MFWVILGAGLVVLALAGILVWWSIPWLSRRMIHHLLTRPMSDTWAELYLSMRSTPPVDFLYSSLRANTGDKVIRPLGSARPAHGLDDLAFVPAQLARRPVLETEPVELAVTLGRHRPRPLTFSMPLFLSGMAYGLALTKEARLALATASGEARIPLNSGQGPFLTEERALAYRYILQFGRWDWNRDPDILRQADMIEIQVGQGAMPGNAVIATPGEVGPEIKRLMRLGPDQAPIIHADLYLTRPDEPAALRDVVDYLRQIHPEVPIALKMGAGNELERDLDVALDAGVDVIVIDGTEGATGNAPITLSDHFGIPSLMALVRAERHLRITHTRDDVDLVISGGFREPGDFLKAYALGADAVGIGTIAMFALAHYQITEAVPLYPPTDLVFYRANPRIPLDVEKAARGLSNFLESCRTEMTIAIRTMGHTSVHQLNPQDLSSLDPEIARITGVRYAGHPWAHQSPATPGQKPSEKAPHGIRKAGGLHRAR, from the coding sequence ATGTTTTGGGTGATATTAGGAGCCGGATTGGTCGTCCTGGCCCTCGCCGGCATTCTGGTGTGGTGGTCGATTCCATGGCTATCCCGCCGGATGATTCACCACCTGCTAACCCGACCCATGTCCGACACCTGGGCCGAATTATATTTATCGATGCGTTCGACACCCCCCGTGGATTTTCTCTACTCCTCGTTACGAGCCAATACCGGTGATAAGGTGATCCGGCCATTGGGTTCGGCCCGGCCGGCTCATGGGTTGGATGATTTGGCGTTCGTGCCGGCCCAATTAGCCCGGCGTCCGGTGCTCGAAACGGAACCCGTAGAACTGGCCGTCACCTTAGGCCGCCACCGACCACGCCCACTGACCTTTTCCATGCCGCTTTTTTTGTCGGGAATGGCTTATGGGCTCGCGTTGACGAAAGAGGCGCGGCTCGCGCTCGCCACCGCATCCGGTGAAGCCCGCATCCCCCTCAATTCAGGCCAAGGGCCTTTTCTCACCGAAGAACGGGCGTTAGCCTACCGCTATATTTTGCAATTTGGCCGATGGGACTGGAACCGGGACCCCGACATTCTTCGGCAGGCGGACATGATTGAAATCCAAGTCGGCCAAGGTGCGATGCCGGGCAATGCGGTCATTGCGACGCCAGGCGAAGTGGGTCCAGAAATTAAACGGCTGATGCGGCTCGGCCCCGATCAAGCCCCGATTATCCATGCGGATCTCTATTTAACCCGTCCGGACGAACCGGCCGCCCTCCGGGACGTCGTCGACTATCTACGGCAGATCCATCCCGAAGTGCCAATCGCCTTAAAAATGGGGGCCGGAAACGAACTCGAACGGGATTTGGATGTCGCCTTGGACGCCGGGGTCGACGTGATTGTCATTGACGGCACGGAAGGAGCCACCGGCAACGCGCCGATTACGTTATCGGACCACTTCGGGATTCCCAGTCTGATGGCCTTGGTGCGGGCTGAACGGCACCTCCGCATCACCCATACCCGGGATGATGTGGATCTGGTGATTTCGGGCGGATTCCGGGAGCCGGGGGACTTTTTAAAAGCCTATGCCTTGGGTGCGGATGCGGTCGGCATTGGGACGATCGCCATGTTTGCCCTGGCCCATTATCAAATTACCGAAGCCGTCCCTCTTTATCCCCCCACCGATCTGGTCTTTTATCGGGCCAACCCCCGAATTCCCCTCGATGTGGAAAAAGCCGCCCGCGGACTGAGCAACTTTTTGGAAAGCTGCCGCACTGAAATGACCATCGCGATACGGACCATGGGCCATACGTCTGTTCATCAGCTGAATCCCCAAGACTTGTCCAGTCTCGATCCCGAAATCGCTCGGATTACCGGCGTTCGATATGCAGGACATCCCTGGGCCCACCAATCGCCTGCCACGCCTGGACAAAAGCCGTCCGAAAAAGCTCCTCATGGGATACGAAAGGCAGGTGGCCTGCATCGGGCACGCTAA
- a CDS encoding alpha/beta hydrolase fold protein (PFAM: alpha/beta hydrolase fold~COGs: COG0596 hydrolase or acyltransferase (alpha/beta hydrolase superfamily)~InterPro IPR000073~KEGG: rca:Rcas_2364 alpha/beta hydrolase fold protein~PFAM: Alpha/beta hydrolase fold-1~SPTR: Alpha/beta hydrolase fold), translated as MDNRLGHSSVLFKGRTLRIRYEEAGAHDPPTLWIHGMGAYRKTFARLWQSPWFRGRRIVVDLPGFGDSDAFPARATLEDYPAVLEKFLDSLGIASVILVGHSFGGMVAGQLAEHIPDRVRGVIFVASAGFLDPVNALSPTPWVWVNRIGIWITGMDWFGRRMLTALGVDPRRLSPTERRWFRYGWRRAREMARMGTFYQSPHFAERMRRLSACVPMALIHGTRDILFPLDALKAVTAPELPLFSVPDAGHLPFVSHEELFRTAFVQAWQAIGGPRDVLHIERR; from the coding sequence ATGGACAATCGTCTGGGTCACAGTTCCGTCCTTTTTAAGGGACGGACGCTTCGAATCCGTTACGAAGAGGCGGGGGCTCACGATCCTCCGACGCTATGGATTCATGGCATGGGGGCATACCGTAAGACGTTTGCCCGCTTGTGGCAATCGCCCTGGTTTCGCGGGCGTCGGATTGTTGTCGATCTCCCCGGATTCGGGGATTCCGATGCGTTTCCTGCCCGCGCTACGTTAGAGGATTATCCCGCCGTATTGGAAAAATTCTTGGATAGTTTGGGAATAGCGTCGGTCATATTAGTCGGGCATTCGTTCGGCGGCATGGTGGCGGGGCAATTGGCCGAGCACATACCTGATCGGGTCCGTGGGGTCATTTTTGTGGCTTCGGCAGGATTTTTGGATCCCGTGAACGCGCTTTCGCCCACGCCTTGGGTGTGGGTGAATCGCATCGGTATCTGGATTACCGGCATGGACTGGTTTGGTCGACGCATGTTAACCGCATTAGGGGTAGATCCCCGCCGGCTGTCGCCGACGGAACGCCGCTGGTTTCGTTACGGCTGGCGGCGGGCGCGAGAAATGGCCCGCATGGGCACCTTCTATCAGAGCCCGCATTTTGCCGAGCGGATGCGACGGTTAAGTGCATGTGTGCCGATGGCGCTCATTCACGGGACCCGGGACATCCTGTTTCCGTTGGACGCCCTAAAGGCCGTAACGGCCCCCGAACTGCCGCTGTTTAGCGTGCCCGATGCAGGCCACCTGCCTTTCGTATCCCATGAGGAGCTTTTTCGGACGGCTTTTGTCCAGGCGTGGCAGGCGATTGGTGGGCCCAGGGATGTCCTGCATATCGAACGCCGGTAA
- a CDS encoding two component transcriptional regulator, winged helix family (PFAM: Response regulator receiver domain; Transcriptional regulatory protein, C terminal~COGs: COG0745 Response regulators consisting of a CheY-like receiver domain and a winged-helix DNA-binding domain~InterPro IPR001789:IPR001867~KEGG: psl:Psta_3237 two component transcriptional regulator, winged helix family~PFAM: Signal transduction response regulator, receiver region; Signal transduction response regulator, C-terminal~SMART: Signal transduction response regulator, receiver region~SPTR: Two component transcriptional regulator, winged helix family): protein MKVLLVEDDQRIATLLQKGLTKNGHVAETALTAREAYRRLADGVFDVMVLDVKLPDDDGFAVLERVRRDGLEIPVLMLTARDSVDDKVRGLSSGADDYLTKPFVFDELLARLQALVRRAPLKGAWSARLEAGPLVLDTLRGQVWYRETPVNLTARQLALLEFFLRHRGQIVTRDMLLDRVWDSDFEPMANVVDAQIARLRAKLDPLTGRKESIIQTVRGRGYRLTL from the coding sequence GTGAAAGTCTTGTTAGTTGAGGATGACCAGCGGATTGCGACATTACTGCAAAAAGGGCTGACTAAAAACGGCCATGTGGCCGAAACGGCTCTCACGGCCCGGGAGGCCTACCGGCGACTCGCGGACGGGGTATTTGACGTGATGGTATTGGATGTCAAATTGCCCGATGATGACGGATTTGCCGTGTTAGAACGCGTGCGGCGGGACGGTTTGGAAATTCCGGTCTTGATGCTGACCGCCCGCGATAGTGTGGACGACAAGGTCCGTGGGCTCAGTTCGGGTGCCGACGACTATTTGACGAAGCCGTTTGTCTTTGACGAACTGCTGGCCCGGCTCCAAGCCTTGGTGCGCCGAGCCCCGTTAAAAGGGGCCTGGTCGGCCCGACTCGAAGCGGGGCCATTGGTATTGGATACCCTACGCGGGCAAGTATGGTATCGGGAGACGCCGGTGAACTTAACGGCTCGCCAACTGGCCTTGCTGGAATTTTTTCTGCGTCACCGCGGCCAGATTGTGACGCGCGACATGTTGCTCGATCGGGTGTGGGACAGTGATTTTGAGCCGATGGCGAATGTGGTGGATGCCCAAATTGCGCGGCTTCGGGCCAAATTGGACCCTCTGACGGGGCGGAAGGAGTCCATTATCCAAACGGTCCGCGGACGGGGCTATCGTTTGACGCTATGA
- a CDS encoding histidine kinase (PFAM: Histidine kinase-, DNA gyrase B-, and HSP90-like ATPase; His Kinase A (phosphoacceptor) domain~COGs: COG0642 Signal transduction histidine kinase~InterPro IPR003661:IPR003594~KEGG: bts:Btus_2664 integral membrane sensor signal transduction histidine kinase~PFAM: ATP-binding region, ATPase-like; Signal transduction histidine kinase, subgroup 1, dimerisation/phosphoacceptor region~SMART: ATP-binding region, ATPase-like; Signal transduction histidine kinase, subgroup 1, dimerisation/phosphoacceptor region~SPTR: Integral membrane sensor signal transduction histidine kinase) yields MKRRERWRPTRVLRRVHWRLWAWYLGMFLAFEVLLGGMTYEVMRYRLIQASYNQIQQEWSQKAPDALEQLEQLKDDHCSDCHPGAAVDRTPEPVATTIIAPSGQILQEDVVVLGAPGTIERAVAAMRQVPPARTNPVHWAILTYGRQHLLAGRRDLYQAGQYQGALISVLSLTPVEQTSRELARTEMELAVASLLLLMPFSYLLSLTAMRPFREALEQQRHFVNDAAHELRTPLTILRGTLDLAQKDTEPETLQAAIAEALTETDYITRLVRDLGALARLESREPGLQMQAIALDRFVAELVRRLEPLAAAQGMTLEWHGEESRVAWIWGDPEQIRQLMTILIDNALKYNRVGGWVRVTVRTVDHEVVVEVRDSGMGISEDDQRRIFQRFYRGRNAEKARPGSGIGLALAAVIVRLHKGRMHVASVLDQGTTFTVTFPRYLFRRTTVKTPPATR; encoded by the coding sequence ATGAAGCGACGCGAGCGTTGGAGGCCCACGCGGGTTTTACGGCGGGTCCATTGGCGGCTTTGGGCGTGGTATCTCGGCATGTTCTTGGCCTTTGAGGTGTTGTTAGGGGGCATGACGTATGAAGTCATGCGCTATCGGCTGATTCAAGCCTCGTATAACCAAATACAACAGGAATGGTCTCAGAAAGCGCCCGACGCGCTGGAACAACTGGAACAATTGAAAGACGATCATTGTTCCGACTGTCATCCGGGTGCTGCGGTCGACCGCACCCCGGAACCGGTTGCCACCACCATCATCGCGCCCTCGGGGCAAATTCTGCAGGAAGACGTGGTGGTGTTAGGGGCTCCCGGGACGATCGAGCGGGCAGTGGCGGCGATGCGGCAAGTGCCCCCCGCTCGGACCAATCCGGTGCATTGGGCCATTCTGACTTATGGGCGCCAACATTTGTTGGCGGGTCGCCGCGACCTATACCAAGCCGGCCAATACCAGGGCGCTTTGATTAGTGTCTTGTCGTTGACGCCGGTGGAGCAAACCTCACGGGAACTGGCTCGAACGGAAATGGAATTGGCTGTGGCCAGTCTTCTCTTATTAATGCCCTTTTCCTATTTGTTGTCCCTGACCGCGATGCGGCCCTTTCGGGAAGCTCTTGAGCAACAACGGCATTTCGTTAATGATGCCGCCCATGAGCTTCGGACACCGTTGACCATTTTACGGGGGACGCTCGATTTGGCCCAAAAGGACACCGAGCCCGAAACCCTGCAGGCGGCCATTGCGGAAGCTTTGACCGAAACCGATTACATCACGCGACTGGTGCGGGATTTAGGAGCGCTAGCCCGTTTGGAATCGCGTGAACCGGGGTTACAAATGCAAGCGATTGCGCTCGACCGATTCGTTGCCGAACTCGTGCGCCGATTAGAACCCTTAGCGGCGGCTCAAGGGATGACGCTAGAGTGGCACGGGGAGGAGAGCCGGGTGGCCTGGATTTGGGGGGATCCGGAACAAATTCGTCAGCTGATGACCATTTTGATTGACAATGCGCTGAAATATAACCGTGTCGGCGGGTGGGTGCGGGTTACGGTGAGAACCGTCGATCACGAGGTGGTCGTCGAGGTACGGGATAGCGGGATGGGCATTTCGGAGGACGACCAACGGCGGATTTTTCAACGCTTTTACCGGGGACGCAATGCGGAAAAAGCCCGACCCGGCTCGGGGATCGGGCTCGCATTGGCCGCCGTGATTGTCCGGCTTCACAAAGGGCGGATGCATGTGGCGAGCGTACTGGATCAAGGAACAACCTTTACGGTGACGTTTCCTCGGTATTTGTTTCGTCGGACGACGGTAAAAACGCCCCCAGCCACTCGGTAA